One Chionomys nivalis chromosome 4, mChiNiv1.1, whole genome shotgun sequence genomic region harbors:
- the Ucn2 gene encoding urocortin-2, producing the protein MMARWALVMLMVLFVSGTPVPTSQLLPQNHLETLPYSVAVESHSAATTGPSASWTDSKANPHLDTRVTLSLDVPIGLLQILLEQARTKAARDRAATNARILARVGRR; encoded by the coding sequence ATGATGGCCAGGTGGGCCCTGGTGATGCTCATGGTCCTGTTTGTCTCAGGGacccctgtccccacctcccagctcctccctcagAACCATCTGGAGACTCTTCCCTACTCTGTGGCCGTGGAGAGCCACTCAGCTGCCACCACAGggccctcagcttcctggaccGACTCCAAAGCTAACCCTCACCTGGACACGCGTGTCACACTCTCCCTGGATGTCCCCATCGGCCTCCTGCAGATCTTACTGGAGCAGGCTCGGACCAAGGCTGCCAGGGATCGGGCTGCCACTAACGCCCGAATACTAGCTCGTGTTGGCCGCCGCTGA